The Desulfosoma sp. genome has a segment encoding these proteins:
- a CDS encoding DUF3842 family protein: MSIKRICVIDGQGGGIGAAVIKALKAAFGESVEVIALGTNAIATSQMLKAGANRGATGESAICWTVSTADCVVGPISVTWAHSMLGEVTPKIAEAVASCPAQKVLIPLSQEKVEIVGVVKEPLPHLVQAAVEGKIKEVISNV; encoded by the coding sequence ATGTCCATAAAACGAATCTGTGTGATCGACGGTCAAGGCGGTGGCATTGGAGCCGCCGTCATCAAGGCTCTCAAAGCCGCTTTTGGAGAAAGTGTGGAAGTGATCGCCTTAGGGACAAACGCCATTGCCACATCCCAGATGCTCAAAGCCGGGGCGAACCGTGGTGCCACCGGGGAAAGTGCCATCTGCTGGACGGTCTCGACCGCGGATTGCGTCGTGGGCCCTATTTCGGTCACATGGGCTCACAGCATGCTCGGGGAAGTGACTCCCAAGATCGCTGAAGCTGTGGCATCCTGTCCGGCACAGAAGGTGCTTATTCCACTAAGTCAAGAAAAGGTGGAAATTGTTGGCGTCGTTAAAGAACCGCTTCCCCACTTAGTCCAGGCCGCTGTGGAAGGGAAAATCAAGGAGGTCATCAGCAATGTGTGA
- a CDS encoding CooT family nickel-binding protein, with product MCEANAYVIKDGREELLMESVDIVEPEGEDTWRLVGIFGDRKTIRGRIKIMNLVDHKILFEAQ from the coding sequence ATGTGTGAAGCCAACGCCTATGTGATCAAGGATGGCCGGGAAGAGCTCCTCATGGAATCGGTGGACATTGTGGAACCGGAGGGTGAGGATACTTGGCGTCTTGTGGGAATCTTTGGGGATCGCAAGACAATTCGGGGCCGTATCAAGATCATGAATCTGGTGGATCACAAGATTCTGTTTGAAGCCCAGTAG
- a CDS encoding iron ABC transporter substrate-binding protein, translating to MRKCLSLVVSAYFLFGSGSWAAQPFSVIDTAGRTVHFAQTPRRIICLGPGALRFIVYLQAEDLVVGVEGIEKTSASGRPYRMAHPRLAQLPLIGPGGPTSINTKPDIEPLLAVKPDVVFTTYMDRALADEVSRMAGVPVVVLSYGRFASFDEEILNSLRVAGKVLGREERAQELARFVEELREDLQRRTEGVPASKRPRAYVGGIGYKGAYGILSTELHYVPFLWNHVTHAAESIQSRLGGHLFLDREQLLVLNPEVVFIDGGGLRLVEEDFRKHGAFYRRLKAFQNRRVYLLFPFNAYATNVESALVDAVAVGKVLYPEHFTDVDLRQAADRIYGTFVGRSVYAEMEQLYGPLGGVVSLEATSAP from the coding sequence ATGAGAAAATGCCTAAGTCTCGTTGTGTCGGCGTATTTTCTTTTCGGTTCGGGGTCCTGGGCGGCGCAGCCTTTTTCAGTAATCGACACGGCCGGGCGCACGGTACACTTTGCGCAAACGCCTCGCCGCATCATTTGCCTGGGACCTGGAGCCTTGCGTTTCATCGTCTACTTGCAAGCTGAAGACCTGGTGGTCGGTGTGGAAGGCATTGAAAAGACCAGTGCTTCCGGTCGTCCCTATCGGATGGCACATCCCCGACTGGCTCAGCTGCCTCTCATCGGTCCCGGAGGTCCCACCAGCATCAACACGAAACCCGATATCGAGCCCCTTCTGGCCGTCAAACCGGATGTGGTGTTCACGACCTATATGGATAGGGCTCTGGCGGACGAAGTGAGCCGCATGGCTGGAGTGCCCGTGGTGGTCTTGAGCTACGGGCGATTTGCTTCCTTCGACGAGGAAATCCTCAATTCCTTGCGCGTGGCCGGAAAGGTTCTGGGCCGTGAAGAACGTGCTCAAGAATTAGCTCGCTTTGTAGAAGAACTCCGTGAAGATCTTCAGCGTCGCACCGAGGGTGTGCCCGCATCGAAAAGGCCTCGAGCTTATGTGGGAGGCATCGGGTACAAGGGGGCTTACGGCATCTTGAGTACAGAACTGCATTATGTGCCTTTTCTATGGAACCACGTCACCCATGCAGCGGAATCCATTCAGAGTCGCCTTGGCGGTCACCTGTTTTTGGACCGGGAGCAGCTCCTGGTCCTAAACCCTGAAGTGGTGTTCATCGACGGCGGCGGTTTGCGGCTTGTGGAAGAAGATTTCAGAAAACATGGCGCCTTTTACCGTCGCTTGAAAGCGTTTCAAAACCGACGCGTTTACCTTTTATTCCCCTTCAACGCTTACGCCACCAATGTGGAATCAGCTCTCGTGGATGCCGTGGCCGTCGGCAAAGTGCTTTACCCGGAACACTTTACCGACGTGGACCTACGCCAAGCCGCGGATCGGATTTACGGCACCTTTGTAGGCCGGTCTGTGTACGCGGAAATGGAACAACTGTACGGGCCCCTTGGAGGGGTCGTGTCGCTGGAAGCGACCTCAGCCCCATGA
- a CDS encoding iron ABC transporter permease, with product MSYRLAETFWLKARRKRKILFTLAGATGVLAVIAVSSGTYPMNLGQLFRSFFRLVDDTNVLVVWNIRLPRIAASLSVGAGLALAGLFIQTLLRNPLGSPSTLGISQGAAFGAACVIILFQAGPFWTAVAAFVGSLAATGLIVVLGRLRGLTPEAVILSGVALSSLFGAATVLLQVLSDETRLAMAVAWSFGDVGRSNWSQIGWLSVAVLVLWFIGYVWRWHLNALDMGEEPAKTLGISVETLRWQGLVVAALVSALATAFHGVIAFVGLIAPHAARHIVGADHRFLVPVSAVLGAALLLLADTFSRVVFGTGSFPVGVVTSFLGAPFFLTLLLKRRP from the coding sequence ATGAGCTACAGACTCGCAGAAACCTTTTGGCTCAAGGCCAGAAGAAAGCGAAAAATCCTTTTTACCCTGGCAGGCGCCACAGGCGTTTTGGCCGTGATCGCGGTGAGTTCTGGAACCTACCCCATGAACCTTGGGCAGCTCTTTCGTTCCTTTTTTCGGCTCGTGGACGACACAAACGTCTTGGTCGTGTGGAACATTCGACTACCTCGTATTGCCGCAAGCCTTTCCGTGGGGGCGGGTTTGGCCTTGGCCGGCCTTTTTATCCAAACACTGCTCAGAAACCCTCTGGGGTCCCCTTCCACGCTGGGAATCAGTCAGGGAGCGGCTTTCGGAGCCGCCTGTGTCATCATTCTTTTTCAAGCCGGCCCCTTTTGGACAGCCGTAGCCGCTTTTGTGGGTTCCTTGGCAGCCACGGGGCTCATCGTTGTCTTGGGACGGCTTCGAGGCCTCACGCCGGAGGCTGTCATTCTTTCGGGCGTGGCACTGTCTTCACTTTTTGGAGCGGCAACGGTGCTGCTGCAGGTTCTTAGCGATGAGACTCGGTTGGCTATGGCGGTGGCCTGGAGTTTCGGTGATGTGGGACGATCCAACTGGAGCCAGATCGGTTGGCTGAGTGTGGCTGTGTTGGTGCTGTGGTTCATAGGGTATGTGTGGCGCTGGCACCTCAACGCTCTGGATATGGGCGAAGAACCCGCTAAAACCCTTGGTATTTCCGTGGAAACACTTCGCTGGCAAGGACTCGTCGTCGCGGCTTTGGTCTCGGCTTTGGCCACGGCTTTTCATGGAGTCATTGCCTTTGTGGGACTCATTGCCCCTCATGCGGCCCGGCATATCGTGGGAGCAGATCACAGGTTCCTGGTCCCTGTTTCCGCTGTGTTAGGCGCCGCTTTGTTGCTCCTTGCCGATACCTTCTCCCGTGTGGTGTTTGGAACAGGCTCTTTTCCCGTGGGCGTGGTGACATCATTTCTCGGAGCCCCATTCTTTTTGACCTTGTTACTCAAAAGGCGACCATGA
- a CDS encoding ABC transporter ATP-binding protein, whose translation MILSVLDIEFQYNSHAVLQGVRFDVGPGEIVAVCGTNGAGKSTLLRCLNGVLQPRIGSVLLEGEDLRLLGPKGIARSMASVPQKSKDSELTVFEVVLLGALPHRRWGPTRQDVHNVERILTTMDLGPLAHRRFSTLSGGEAQKVLLAKAIAQKPKVLLLDEPTNHLDLKNQIEMMRLVRHISRKDSLAVIAAIHDLNMALRFCDRLLFLKDGRIEKAVSPDEVSAEIVRRIYGVDVLVCRIEDVLVVVPK comes from the coding sequence ATGATTCTTTCCGTGCTGGACATTGAATTTCAATACAACAGTCATGCGGTGCTTCAAGGGGTTCGCTTTGACGTGGGCCCTGGGGAAATCGTGGCGGTGTGCGGCACCAACGGTGCCGGTAAATCCACGCTGCTTAGATGTCTCAACGGCGTTCTTCAGCCTCGAATCGGCTCGGTCCTGTTGGAAGGCGAGGATCTGCGGCTTCTAGGACCCAAAGGGATTGCTCGTTCGATGGCCTCCGTGCCGCAAAAGAGTAAGGATTCCGAGTTAACGGTTTTTGAAGTAGTCCTCCTGGGGGCTCTCCCTCATCGGCGCTGGGGACCTACCCGTCAGGATGTGCACAATGTGGAACGGATCCTCACGACTATGGATTTGGGGCCGTTAGCCCATCGCCGTTTTTCGACCCTCAGCGGCGGCGAAGCTCAAAAAGTCCTTTTGGCGAAAGCCATTGCCCAAAAACCCAAGGTGCTGCTCCTGGATGAACCGACCAACCATTTGGACCTGAAAAACCAGATAGAAATGATGCGGCTTGTGCGCCACATCAGCCGTAAGGACTCTTTGGCCGTGATAGCGGCCATTCATGATCTCAATATGGCCCTGCGCTTTTGTGACCGTCTTCTTTTTCTCAAAGACGGCCGTATCGAAAAGGCCGTATCACCCGATGAAGTGTCCGCCGAGATCGTGCGCCGAATCTATGGGGTCGATGTGCTGGTGTGCCGTATCGAGGATGTTTTGGTGGTTGTGCCCAAATAA
- a CDS encoding TonB-dependent receptor, protein MDTTIRTGAKSGTREGETQRRLKPKRTWVLCMATLAAMLLPALVVSAEQSGSSEKKIEDIVVQAEKILTPTRQADETVYTGTAVTKKGMEAQGPRASTSVYETLRILPGVQVESPDPFGLAAEQQAMRVRGVRGYLAALTVEGIPNYGGNPIGPRDYIYDMMNVESISLYKGAVPGDIGTGIGSRGGALWLQPRWPQDDFGVHLGQSVGSHTYTRSEGRVDSGRLGPLATKLSASYSYTEADKWKGPGKIGPRNNANLMLSQDVGQWLNAKLWVNINDLDQNLYRPLTYQQTRNLSKNYAKDYNSDLTGTPSTDINYYDYNKGSYNNSDVFGILTVKPWEHLQFVLKPYYADEDTEICQGSTAQGGMVQKRYRDIDRKGVIGEVRGVLAPFSATLGYMYEAANMNITSENYGMAGMGLVYRGVGVAATSGTTYVHSPYVKVSGSHGPFDWQAGMKYFRFEDSDSQGYTTPPPSYTPVPAPDLNREARNYDIWLPTVGAGYRLSEDFSVYASYGKSFIRPYAYMPLINLYNTNRSTFRAAGLTLNDLFEGYDIERSDNVDLGFRWNTAWLELAPTVFYGKHKNLLTTVYDPRVNLSYQQNIGKARSYGLDVETNVFLMKNLTLFINPTVTFMEYDEDINYQGQTYSVKGDQVVDTPKVMVRTGLLYSFKDLELIPSLRYSSERYGDIQHNEKIDGYMVVDFGARYKIKNLFFDNTLNLSLDIYNIFNKKYISLINVSDDNRGGAASYYTGAPLTFVVSASLEF, encoded by the coding sequence ATGGACACGACAATCAGAACAGGGGCAAAAAGCGGCACAAGAGAGGGAGAGACACAAAGGCGCCTCAAGCCGAAGCGTACCTGGGTTCTTTGCATGGCGACTCTAGCGGCGATGCTGTTACCGGCCTTGGTTGTTTCGGCCGAACAGAGCGGATCTTCAGAGAAAAAAATCGAGGACATCGTGGTTCAGGCCGAAAAGATTCTGACTCCGACCCGACAGGCCGACGAGACCGTTTACACGGGAACAGCGGTGACCAAAAAAGGCATGGAGGCTCAGGGGCCGCGCGCTTCGACCAGCGTCTATGAAACCTTACGCATTCTTCCAGGAGTGCAGGTGGAAAGCCCGGATCCCTTCGGGTTGGCGGCGGAACAGCAGGCCATGCGAGTTCGGGGTGTGCGCGGTTACCTGGCGGCGCTTACCGTGGAAGGAATTCCCAATTACGGCGGCAATCCCATTGGGCCTCGGGACTATATCTACGACATGATGAATGTGGAATCCATTTCTCTCTACAAGGGTGCGGTTCCAGGAGATATCGGCACCGGCATAGGATCCCGCGGCGGCGCCCTGTGGTTGCAGCCTCGTTGGCCTCAGGACGATTTCGGAGTGCATCTGGGCCAAAGTGTGGGATCGCACACCTATACGCGCTCCGAAGGCCGCGTGGATTCCGGACGTTTGGGCCCTTTGGCAACAAAGCTCAGCGCTTCCTATTCCTATACGGAAGCGGACAAGTGGAAAGGCCCGGGAAAGATCGGCCCTCGAAACAACGCCAACCTCATGCTGAGCCAGGATGTGGGCCAATGGTTGAACGCTAAGTTATGGGTGAACATCAACGACCTGGATCAAAACCTTTATAGACCTCTCACATATCAGCAGACGCGAAACCTCTCCAAAAACTATGCAAAGGATTACAACTCAGATCTGACAGGAACACCTTCAACGGATATAAATTACTACGACTACAACAAGGGAAGCTACAACAACAGCGACGTGTTCGGCATATTGACCGTAAAGCCCTGGGAACATCTTCAGTTCGTTCTCAAGCCTTATTATGCCGACGAGGACACCGAAATTTGTCAAGGCAGCACGGCTCAAGGAGGTATGGTTCAAAAAAGATATCGAGATATCGACCGAAAAGGCGTTATAGGCGAAGTGCGAGGAGTTCTGGCGCCTTTTTCGGCGACGTTGGGGTACATGTATGAAGCCGCGAACATGAACATCACTTCCGAAAACTATGGCATGGCGGGGATGGGCCTTGTTTACAGAGGGGTCGGTGTCGCCGCCACCTCGGGAACCACCTATGTGCACAGCCCTTATGTGAAAGTGTCCGGATCGCATGGACCCTTTGATTGGCAGGCTGGGATGAAATATTTTCGTTTTGAGGACAGTGACAGTCAAGGCTACACAACCCCACCCCCCAGTTACACCCCGGTGCCGGCCCCGGATCTGAACCGGGAAGCTCGAAACTATGACATTTGGCTGCCGACGGTTGGAGCCGGCTATCGTCTTAGTGAAGATTTTTCCGTTTATGCCAGTTACGGCAAAAGTTTCATTCGTCCTTATGCCTACATGCCCTTGATCAACCTCTACAATACCAACCGAAGCACCTTTCGGGCGGCAGGCCTTACCCTGAACGATCTTTTTGAAGGTTACGACATCGAAAGATCCGACAATGTGGACCTCGGATTCCGTTGGAACACCGCCTGGTTGGAGTTGGCCCCCACGGTGTTCTACGGCAAGCACAAGAATCTTCTCACCACGGTCTACGATCCAAGGGTCAACTTGAGCTACCAGCAAAACATCGGGAAAGCGCGAAGCTACGGCTTGGATGTGGAAACAAATGTTTTTCTCATGAAGAATCTCACCCTTTTTATCAACCCGACCGTGACGTTCATGGAATATGATGAAGACATCAATTATCAAGGACAGACCTATTCGGTCAAAGGGGATCAGGTGGTGGATACCCCTAAGGTCATGGTTCGAACAGGTTTGTTATACAGCTTCAAAGATCTGGAACTTATTCCTTCCCTAAGGTATTCTAGCGAACGATACGGGGATATTCAGCACAACGAGAAAATAGACGGCTATATGGTCGTAGATTTCGGCGCACGCTACAAAATCAAGAACCTATTTTTCGACAACACGCTTAACCTTTCTTTGGACATCTATAATATCTTCAATAAAAAATACATTTCGCTGATTAATGTTTCTGACGACAATCGCGGAGGTGCTGCCAGTTATTATACCGGAGCGCCTTTGACGTTCGTGGTTTCGGCGAGTCTGGAATTCTAA